TTGTCTCCGGAGGTTTTGTAAGCGCCGCCACAAAAATTATGGGGTCTTgtgatcgtttttaaacatcatggaggggccatgggtgattattagccctctttttctctctttaaatatttgtaaaatatactttagattatttattttgtattctttgattgttaattaaaaaagtttaataatcttttcattctatttttttagtttgattgtcCCTTTTTTTCAAGATTTTattcttcttatttttgtttacttcatttttttgtatttcttcttctttcttcttcccaataattttagaaaaaagaaCTTAATTGATCTGATTTATTGCTGTTTTACAAAGTTGCCGTCTGCGTGGCTTTTTGGCTAATTTTCATCTTTGATAATTCTATAGGTATACAGAAATGTCTgtttattatcataaaaatttgCTCTCAAATGCTACTCACTTTTGATGCTCTGCATATTTCGCAAGGAACAGTATTGCTATAGGCAAATGCATTTACACAGTTTACTGTATACACTGGTTTTAGCGTATTCAGGACTACAAATGTCTTTGTCACACTGAAACCGAACATCAAAATGGTAAACAATGAAACATGTCGtgtacaaaaatatatttaaaatatataatttcagGGTTTCAGTAGAGTTTTCGGAAAAGATAATGAACATGGTTTCCATCCAACATAGTTTCCATCTATCAGATCATGAAATGAGATGTGTAATGCAAAGTTGTTTATTAATGTAAATGCAACATGCAGCAACTACAGTAATCATTCTCCATGCCCAACTAATGCATAACCATGGATATTCCTAGAGTTTTCGATAGTGACAACAAGTTTCAATGACCAAAAAACCGACGGCATTCACTTCAACGTACACAATACAGCAAGCCAGCACGACAAAATAGTAGCTAGGCGGAATGGTAGCCTATCACTCCCGCATCGACGAATTGGTTCACgggtaaaaataaattaaagaaggCTAACTAACTACAACAGACTAGTGGGACCTGTCGAAAATTAAGTCACAAAGCTGACCAAAATCCCACCATCTGGACCGGCAACTCATGGCAAAATTACAATGGAAGGAAGATCATGAAGTTGGAAACTGAAATGTATAGCGTAAGTGCAATAAGTGAAGCAGCTAATGGATTCACCAAGGAGCAAGCACCAGATGCACCTCCTATTGGACCACCCATAGGGGCTAATCCAGGAAGTGATCCGGTTGTTGGCACAGTAGTTTTAGGCATTGTCGTACCCGAACCATCTGACTGAGGTGAAGGTGCCGGAGCTTGGCCAAATGTTGAGTCCCTGGTCACCGTAGTAGGTGGGGCTACAAGTGCAGGAAATTGCTGTGGACCTGcatcattttgttttgtaacacaATGAAAAAACACTTATCAATATGCATTACTTAAATAGTACGATCTTATCAATAAACTTTGTTGGCAATCCCAAACAAAATAATTACGAAAAATGCCCAACCAAACTCATTAACTTGGCTATTCAAATAACGGCCAAGTAACATTACATGAAACAAATTAATCTGCAACTTATTAAGATgctgtgtttgttttttttttttttttggaaccGGAAGATGCTCTTCTTTAATTAAAGCCAAAATGTACCCAGAAGAAGATAAATTTTCAGACTCGTTAAGAGGATGCACTTAGGGAACTCATTCGTTCTAGATGCCGGAGTTAAAAACTGGCCATGTTCTATAAGAATGAAACACCTCAACAATTCACCATTTATATTATGTCATCGATCCTATTAAATGAGTAGCATAGTTCTAACTTTACCTGGGCATCTAGGCTGAAGAGACGTGGATAACCTGCAAAGTTGTTAAAGTCATGAGGATATTAGAAGTTAGCATAAGTTGCAGTAAAATAACTAATGAAGAAATGGAAAAACTAGGAAAGTATAACATACGTAGCCACAATGCTGCCATTGACAAATCCACCGTAAGCACAAGAAGTCACTTTACAACCGGCACTACTCAGCTGCCATGTGACATTCCCAAGCATGAGATTGCTATTCCGACACTGCATGCTAGAACAAGATACCGCCAAGGAAGCAGGCATGCAGTACAAACTACACAACACACACAGCATAACAAATAAACAACTTTCTGTATAAACACATCGAGAGCCATATTATCTTCAATATATAGagaaaaaacataattataaacatatatgaaGGTGTTTACTTACTCAAGATTTCCTGGTCCGCAGCTGCATTGCACACAATGACTTGCAGAAATAGCATAGCTCCCATTTGGCACAATCAGGCCATAATCTAAGGCGTAATTAGGAAACTTAGAAGCACATGCTGCAATCcaagaaaaaaagttaaagacTCAATCTTTTCACCAATTTTAACATTCTACATATCTTTAAACAAAATGAACCATGAATAGGCAATGCCACTACTTATTACAATTCAGCAAATGAAATTCAATGAAACAGACAGAATAACTTAGTTAGATACATACTAATGCCTGAAGAAATGATTTAAATCCTACAAACAAACAACTTAACTTAAAACATACCCTAAACCAATAGTCCAATAGCTCAGTCTTAACAGGTGAAACATACAAGATAACCAAATGTGTAGGCTAACATTACCTAGTTAAAACATAAACCCAACAGCTAAAACTAAACGAAACATACCGGGCAAAGGCACAGCAAGAATATCAGCAGGCTTGATAGAAGGATTCCCCATAGCATTAACATTCATCAAGTCAGTAATAGTAGTAGAATACCTAGAAGCAATCCCAGCCAAAGTATCCACATCTTTCACAACATAAGACAAATAAATAGCAGGCAACGAGTTATCAGTGCCATTAAAGCAAGTACAAGGCAATGGCACAACAAGACTCTGCCCAACATCAAGAGCAGAAGGATCCTGGATGGAATTAGCCTCCTTTATCTGATCAGCAGACACCAAACCTGAATAAACAGAATCAGCAATGGAAGCCAAAGTATCCGAAGGCCTAGTCTTGTAATGAGTAGAAACAGATTTTCTAATCCCATCAACACAAGAGCAAGTAATTGGAATTTTGAGAAAGAGGTGAGAAGGAAGAATATGGTTCTCAACATCTGGGTAAGAGATGTCAATAGAGTTTGCAGTGAGGAGAGCAACTGGGTCAATTTGAAAAAGAGAAGCAACTTCAGAGACTTTAAGATCTGTGTAGAGTGTGTAACCAAGAAGAGCATTGCAAGAATCGTTATTTGAACATGGTTCAATTGTTGATTTGGAGGTTACAAAAGCTACAACACTGGTTAAAATCAAAAACAGAAAAATGGGCTTTTTTGAAGTTTGCATCTTTAGGCTGTTCAGAAAGCAAAAGCCTCTAATCCTTTAGTGCTTTGGAGTGTAAATGGAGGAGAATGTGGGTGGGTTATTTAGGGTTTGTTGTTGTTGGTTTTGCTTAAACCCAGAGCTGAAACAAACAGAAAACAAAGTGAGGAAGGTGAAATGTAGACCAAAGATAGGAAGGATGGTGAAATGTAGAGCAAAGATAGGAAGGTTTACTGAATGATGGGGttatttcgttttgttttgggTTGTTGTGGTTTGTATGGTGGACTCCAGAAGCAGAGAAGGAGAGCTAAAGAGAGTGTTTTTGAACTAAAGAAGGAGAGAGAGAGTAAAGGAGAGGGAAGGAAGAGGAGACAAATGTTTATGTACAGAGTGAGCAGTCAGATTCTCGATCTTTGTGTTTCACACATATTTACTCTTATTTCGACTATTATGCCCTTATCCTCTAACTTTTTCTTGTCCTCGTATTGCTGCTGACTCACATAGGCTACGCTTTTCTCATTTCCCTTCAATTAGTACTAACTTTTTCTGatagtagtttatttatttcttataacTTAGGACCACGGGTGTAACCATGTCGAGTTAACACCATGCGAAGTTCGAACTCAATTtgattctaaaatttaaaattcgaaATTAGACTCGGACTCGATCGAATTTCTTTTTAGGAGATTGAGTTTGAACCCGATAGAACAATTGAAATTCAAACTCAACTCGATTGtctacataaatttaaaaaataaatcttaatataaaaataaatgtgttATAgtgaatatatataaatataaagggtaaaaaaataaataaattacggCCTAATTAGGATTGCGAGCTCATCGAATCAAGTATTTTGGAGCTCGAACTTGAATTCAATCATTAACTCGAGCTCGAATCGATATGAGTCAAGTTGATTTCGAATATTTTTTGAGTTAATCCAGAGTAGTAGTGAGTTAGCTCAACCCGGTTATACCCTAATTAGAAacgagaaaaaaaatcaatctattAACTCAAATCATATCTGATAACATGGCATTATAAGGGCGAAGCAATCTCGATTAGATAAGAGGTCACTAAATCCAATAAACACGTAGCTTCGAGATACCAACAAATCTATCCTATAAAGATCATTGATAACTGATAGAAATGCTGTATCTAATATCACTGCTATGACAAGCATGACTTGCTCTCTCGAGTTCGCATTCAGATTTCGAGATACCAATACTGAGATACCACCTATTTGTATTTTGTATCTCTACCGCGAAAGAATTTACCGTTAATACCGAGATACCAATACTGAGGGGAAAGGAGGCCACTAAACACGGACTATATAAGTCACATTATAAGAAAACCCTGAGATACTTATTTTTCTACTCACTTAATATtatttctttctcttctctcttttttcCCTGACTAAAAGGCTGATTTGAG
This region of Mercurialis annua linkage group LG1-X, ddMerAnnu1.2, whole genome shotgun sequence genomic DNA includes:
- the LOC126664956 gene encoding lysM domain-containing GPI-anchored protein 1-like → MQTSKKPIFLFLILTSVVAFVTSKSTIEPCSNNDSCNALLGYTLYTDLKVSEVASLFQIDPVALLTANSIDISYPDVENHILPSHLFLKIPITCSCVDGIRKSVSTHYKTRPSDTLASIADSVYSGLVSADQIKEANSIQDPSALDVGQSLVVPLPCTCFNGTDNSLPAIYLSYVVKDVDTLAGIASRYSTTITDLMNVNAMGNPSIKPADILAVPLPACASKFPNYALDYGLIVPNGSYAISASHCVQCSCGPGNLDLYCMPASLAVSCSSMQCRNSNLMLGNVTWQLSSAGCKVTSCAYGGFVNGSIVATLSTSLQPRCPGPQQFPALVAPPTTVTRDSTFGQAPAPSPQSDGSGTTMPKTTVPTTGSLPGLAPMGGPIGGASGACSLVNPLAASLIALTLYISVSNFMIFLPL